Below is a genomic region from Sphingobacteriales bacterium.
CGATGATCATCATGATAATACCTGAAGCAAAAAGCAGTAAAGCAGTTGACAGGTTAGACGGAGCTATCAGTCCGCAAACCAGTAAAATAGGAAGGGCCAATGGCAGAAATCCTTTTTTAAAATCTTTAATTTCTTTTTGCCTTTTTGAAAGCATTCGGGCCAGATACATTATGAGGGCAAGTTTGGCCAGGTCTGAAGTCTGAAAAGTCAGGTTGGTGCCCGGAATGACCAGCCACCTTCTCGCATCATTGATCGAAGGGCCTATAAACAAAGTCAAAACAAGCAACGGAATGGAAATAATCAGCAATATCTGGGCAAGACGCGAGAAATAGACATAATTGATGAGATGAGTGCCGTACATAAAAAGCAGGCCGATTAGGATAAAAACCAATTGCCGGAAAAGATAATATTCTGTATTTCCGCTGTACTTGATATAAGCAATCGTACCTGACGAACTATAAACCTCCATGATGGAAATGGCTGTCATAATAAATACAATCAGCCAGATATGGACATCACCGCGTATTCTGGACAATAACCAGTTCATCTTTTATAAATTTCTGACTGCTTCTTTGAATTGATTTCCACGGTCTTCATAGTTTTTGAACAGGTCGAAACTGGCACAGGCAGGAGAAAGTAACACCACATCCCCCGGATCGGCAACTTTGTATGAAATTTCAACCGCTTCCTGCATGTTGTCGGTTTCGAATATCAAATCTACATAGGGGCTGAAAAAATCGATGATTTTGCTGTTGTCAAGCCCGAGGCAGACAATGGCTTTCACCTTTTCTTTCACTAAATCGAGCAATTCAGCGTAATTGTTGCCTTTATCAATTCCCCCGGCTATCCAGACTACCGGATGTACCATCGACTCAAGGGCATACCAGACGGAATTGACATTCGTGGCTTTCGAATCATTGATGAATTCTTTTCCGTGTACTCTGGCAACAAATTCAAGCCTGTGTTCGATATTTTTGAACCCTGCCAGAGCTTCTCTGATGTCTTCATCTTTGATATTCAGGGCTTTTGCGGCTGCTGAAGCTGCCATTGAATTATAACGGTTGTGCGTACCAACCAGTGATAAAATGTTCATATCTATACTTGTTTTAACTTGTTTACATGGTTTGACAATGATTTGATTTTCTTCTGTATATACACCTGTTTCAGGTTTGAATTTCATAGTAACCGGAAGCCTGACCGCCTGATTGTTTTTCAGCTCCCCGATGAAATCCATGCTGATTTTATCATCTGCATTGTAAATAAAAAAGTCGTTTTCAGTTTGGTTTAATCCTATTTTATATTTCGACCTTGCATATTCTGCAATATCGTAATGATAGCGGTCAAGATGGTCGGGAGTAATATTCAGCAGGACAGCAATATGACATTTGAAATCAGCAATATCGTCAAGCTGAAA
It encodes:
- the murD gene encoding UDP-N-acetylmuramoyl-L-alanine--D-glutamate ligase codes for the protein AKIIGITGSNGKTTTTSLIYHILQTAGLNAGLGGNIGKSFARLLLEKTYDYIVLELSSFQLDDIADFKCHIAVLLNITPDHLDRYHYDIAEYARSKYKIGLNQTENDFFIYNADDKISMDFIGELKNNQAVRLPVTMKFKPETGVYTEENQIIVKPCKQVKTSIDMNILSLVGTHNRYNSMAASAAAKALNIKDEDIREALAGFKNIEHRLEFVARVHGKEFINDSKATNVNSVWYALESMVHPVVWIAGGIDKGNNYAELLDLVKEKVKAIVCLGLDNSKIIDFFSPYVDLIFETDNMQEAVEISYKVADPGDVVLLSPACASFDLFKNYEDRGNQFKEAVRNL